The Sphingobacterium bambusae genome includes a window with the following:
- a CDS encoding SDR family oxidoreductase — protein sequence MKNWTAANIPQNSGDLALITGSTEGIGYEDALALSSAGWKVIMMGRNVQKGSDAIDKIQQVNPKAKITFEEIDLADLSSVLSFADRMIAKGQPIDLLINNAGIMTPPQRLETKDGFELQFGTNHIGHFALTAQLLPLLRQSANARVVTVSSIANRDGSINFDDLQSTSSYVPMRAYGQSKLANLMFALELQRKSDKHGWDITSIAAHPGVSRTNLILTGSGQWSIQGITRTLLPFLFQPSSQGALPTLYAASCPEAKGGMYYGPDKMSETRGFPALAKIPAQAEDLAVAAKLWDVSLQLAKVHF from the coding sequence ATGAAAAATTGGACCGCAGCTAATATTCCACAAAACAGTGGCGATTTAGCCCTAATTACAGGAAGTACGGAAGGTATTGGTTATGAAGATGCATTGGCATTGTCATCTGCAGGATGGAAGGTGATAATGATGGGACGTAATGTCCAAAAAGGATCGGATGCCATTGATAAAATCCAACAGGTAAATCCAAAAGCAAAAATCACATTTGAAGAAATTGACCTTGCCGATTTATCGTCTGTCCTATCCTTTGCTGATAGAATGATTGCCAAAGGGCAACCCATCGACCTTTTAATAAATAATGCAGGAATAATGACTCCACCGCAACGTTTGGAAACTAAAGATGGTTTTGAGTTACAGTTTGGCACAAACCACATCGGCCACTTTGCATTAACTGCACAATTACTGCCTTTGTTACGTCAATCAGCTAATGCTCGTGTGGTAACGGTGTCGAGCATTGCCAATCGTGACGGGTCTATCAATTTTGACGATTTACAATCCACCTCATCTTACGTACCCATGAGAGCTTACGGTCAGTCGAAATTGGCGAACCTTATGTTTGCTTTAGAATTGCAAAGAAAAAGCGATAAACACGGCTGGGATATAACTAGTATAGCGGCACATCCTGGTGTTTCCCGCACCAATCTGATTCTTACAGGTTCGGGACAATGGAGTATACAAGGAATAACAAGAACGCTCTTGCCATTTTTATTTCAACCTTCTTCGCAAGGAGCATTGCCTACATTATACGCTGCATCCTGCCCGGAGGCGAAAGGCGGCATGTACTATGGACCTGACAAAATGAGTGAGACCCGCGGCTTTCCTGCATTAGCTAAAATCCCTGCACAGGCGGAAGATTTGGCTGTAGCTGCCAAACTATGGGATGTGTCGTTACAACTGGCAAAGGTGCATTTTTAA
- a CDS encoding helix-turn-helix domain-containing protein, whose translation MENNKPYRIKTISEVYRLSGNEKPHHPLIGIIDLSQSRNDAEVSAVIFDFYVITMKSGCDKLYYGQQKYDFDEGVMALMAPGQILRGTSDANSQMKGWMLFIHPDFLWNTSLAKKIKQYEYFGYNTSEALFLSDKEQALINTLIDNIKNEYSSNIDKFSQEVIIAQLELLFTYAKRFYERQFITRKVTNSKVLNRVEEVLNNYFNGEEIVSKGLPSVQYVAEELNISIKYLSSLLKQLTGSSTQQHIHEKLIEKAKEKLSTTDLSVSEIAYELGFEHSQSFSKLFKTKTKQSPLEFRAGFN comes from the coding sequence ATGGAAAATAATAAACCATACCGTATCAAAACCATCAGCGAAGTCTATCGTTTGTCGGGTAATGAAAAACCGCACCATCCGCTTATCGGTATCATCGATTTGAGCCAGTCGAGAAACGATGCAGAAGTGAGTGCTGTTATTTTCGATTTTTATGTCATTACCATGAAATCCGGTTGCGATAAACTTTATTACGGTCAACAAAAATACGATTTCGACGAAGGCGTGATGGCATTGATGGCACCCGGACAAATATTGCGGGGTACTTCGGATGCTAACTCGCAGATGAAGGGCTGGATGCTCTTTATCCACCCCGATTTTTTGTGGAATACCTCCCTTGCCAAAAAGATAAAGCAATACGAATATTTTGGCTACAACACCAGCGAAGCTTTATTTCTATCGGATAAAGAACAAGCACTTATCAATACGCTCATTGATAATATTAAAAACGAATACAGTTCCAATATAGATAAATTCAGTCAGGAGGTGATTATTGCTCAATTGGAATTACTCTTTACTTATGCCAAGCGTTTTTATGAGCGTCAGTTCATTACCAGAAAGGTTACGAACAGCAAAGTTTTAAACCGAGTAGAAGAAGTATTGAATAACTACTTCAACGGAGAAGAGATTGTTTCAAAAGGCTTGCCCAGTGTTCAATACGTGGCAGAGGAGCTGAATATTTCCATCAAATATTTAAGTAGTTTATTAAAGCAACTTACAGGATCAAGCACCCAACAACACATCCACGAAAAACTCATCGAAAAAGCCAAGGAAAAACTATCCACCACTGATTTATCGGTAAGTGAAATTGCCTACGAACTCGGCTTCGAGCATTCGCAATCGTTCAGTAAATTATTTAAAACCAAAACCAAGCAAAGTCCGCTGGAGTTTAGGGCTGGGTTTAATTGA